The following is a genomic window from Plasmodium yoelii strain 17X genome assembly, chromosome: 12.
CAAatactaaaataaaaatagtaaaaatatataatatttgatagtgaagaaatattttaaaaattgtatacttCATAactttctttttatttaccttgtacataattcataaaataatgtgtgtaaaataaatataccttTAACGTAACTTCTTTcccttatatatatttcctcCAAATACCattttatacttttatttCATTCAAATCCATTCCTATATCACTTACTTcatttatcattttgttcAGTTGTCACTGAGGGAGgaaatcataataattattttcttccaATTCCCTCTCTCCTTAATTTCTCATATTAAATGctgtaattatttaaatcaacCTTTTCTTCTAGGACCAAATCGATGCTTTGAAATCATCTTTTTATATCGATTCAATATTCGATAAATTCCCCCATAAACCAATACCCccaaattaacaataaaatacaaaaagactTAGTTAAACACATTTACCATTAagttatattaacaaaaaatcaAATTCTTATTTgccaaaatatattattttattcgtTCCTTTTCATAGTCATTTTCAtccttattttttctcttacaTATTTAGACCTAATATGAGTCTTAATAATTATAACCTAtcctatacatatttttaataatttatttcctatatatatttaaaacaattctttaaactaataaatgttatcaaattataaaaaattaaattcaaaattaaatgcaatataacacataaccctaacccgaatatgggtttcACAACATAAAcactttttaaaaattatacaaaaacagtataaaattattataactatacatatataacatCATATATTATTGGTTATATTATTCTTATAGACCCAATAATTATCTTCAAAAATTATggtgaaaaattatttattttcaaatagacaatttcttaacatatatcaatcattattactattcctgagaTAGTCATTACTCTTCGAatcttatattaattatccattttcttctttatttttttatcttttctcttaaatgttgtttttgggttcgtttccgaaatccaaataacgaatactaatataaaaatggtaaacatattatatattttttgataatcgCATATAAGTAATCAcgtaaataatttataaattccttattatttaccttataaaaaattcccAAGAATATTGGTATTGCAACAattatcgataaaactggaattaatttgttttttatcgacgaacttgatgatgtaacATCAGAACTCAGCTCAAAACTCGGTTCAGAACTTTGTAAATTTTTCTTTGTTGTGTTTATCGGTGAAAGGGGTGGAATATCGTTACAATCAACGCTATTATCAttacaataatttttaaaattatgataatcatttgataatgtagacaatacTTGATAATAGGGACtatctttattaatattaggATTTTTGTTAAGTTCATCATATGTTTTAACAAATTCATTAGCATTTTCTAAACATTTCTCACATTTTGAGTTTTCTGCAAGAAGTTCAGtatacatgttacataatgatttaaatgcatcataaaatttagacctATACTCCCAATTAATACTCATcaattccttttttttatctatgatatccttataatttgtgtatcctgttattttttgtaatgaGTCACTACAATCTTTACCAGCATTATCACAATTAGTATAATAcgtattattttctatataattaGTATAAAAGTCATTAAAAttcttgatttttttatcattttttaggtttaacatataacttaaccatataataatgtattcAGCCATgttgatattatatttatttttcaaaagtAATTGATCGAACAACCATAGACAAGCACCATTTATCTTATCAAGATCATTCTTACATCCTGTTCCATCTGATTTTCCATTAGAGCAATAATTCTTAATGTTCCCTAATTTATGAATATCACTAGTTGTATGTTTGCTTAAGTCATCGGGTAAATAGCTTCTCAAGTTATTAAACCTCatacactaagaaaacattttaaaaagtataataaaaatatatgttaatgaaactgttataaaataaaatttaataaaatttataagtaATATAACATCGAAAAATATAAGGAAAAGCAAATttgattaaaaaatttatataccaGGGTATAATCcattgtaattttattttgtttataatatgtagattatgtaacatattattttatattttttacgcttaataaatgacaaaataattgaactataatataaaactatctGTAATTGATCatgttattatcatttttaatattaatttaaagataatatgaaacaatatataatttattgtaGTTAGATAATTGCCTTATTTAGGGGGGgtgtttaatacattttttaccatatgtatatataatacaattttacaTAAATGGTTGTCCTTAATAACACTCATATgaacattattataaaaattaaagcaaCTTTGTaacgaattaaaaatatatcttcttATACATAttctttaatatagaaaataaacgtcatatcttttgttttaataaatggtaCCCCAAAACTAACATACtgaaaaaatcgaaacaattaagaaacccattattactataatccttaaaagtatataaatagttatttaataagatagattaattttttatatacttgtttcttataacaTATAATACAGACTTTTCTagaattataacatttacaaaataagttgcattgttcacttttttaattgcatatacataaatttgtattgtttttatttaatatatattcattcgaataatatttaacattttcaataactttatttttattcctacatatttcattttagaaatatactatattgggtaattttatgatatattttgccatcctttccattctttaaaataacaattagCAATGAACCCATACTTATTATGCTATTTAAAATCttatataagtatttaaatgtaaattgtttttaaaataataaatagtaaatattaaacatttaCTATGcctttcttttaatattaattatataacatataaataagtattgatgcaattttaaagtataatataaaactaggTTTGATTAGGTTGTCATATTGACCTTTAAGAgaagagagataagatatattttcttttttaatatataaatttagataaatatttgctAACAGTTCTacattgttcatttttatcttatatgttttattgttatagttattaatgtatatacaatcaaataatttattaaaaaatctatattttattaattctatgataatgtaatgttgttttaaattaaaaaattattattcaataaaaactaataatataatacgcgTTGATATGGAGTAATAAAATGTcatttaacatgaattgagACTTTATCCTTTTCTCTATTATCcagtttttaaaaatataaaactacataGCTCAATTTGGgtctttaacaaatatataaaattgatactttataatgtattatatgtcttttcgataatattaatgtttaattatatgaagtttccacaataaaacaatatttcaatattaattattgatattttactaaattatatgtatagtcaTAATAATTACGCATtttatctatcatattatttataattattagaacaaaatatgacactcaattttattaatatactatatttaattttttaactattttaaatataatatatttccaaattatatatacttcaaaactatgaatttaaaaatttattgtaTAACGAACCTATTGTTATATCCTATGATAAATAAACTAAAGCGCATAAAGCAACttctattattactaattttaatacaaatgtaaaatgcaaaaagagaataacaactacaattaaaatttcaaaatatgttagaagcataacaatcttttatagataatgttgcgttgtcgattctcgatcgatatttatgaatatatattttatgaatatctattattacagttcaattggagtaatataatttaaatcaaaataatagtgACACTgcttataagttttactaaataaaattttcataaaataaagaaacatattatgatatacataattcaatatagttaTGGGTTATCAAggcttatataataggcaattatgatattCCATAATACAacttcatatataatcaatatttatattgtatatattatactttatggaAAATATGGTATTGGCCCCTTTCATATTAGATTATTCCCCTTTTGGTTGTATATTTTGACTTTTGAACCTCACATTGTGATTAAAGATACAGAAATGGTACattttaattagtgttcaaattataaaaaattaaatgcaatataatacttagccctaaccccaatatgggttccacaacataaaaactatataaaaattatgcaaaaattacttcccaaTAAACAgcttcttaacatatatcaacctttattactattcctggaataatcactactcttcgaataatatattaatgatccatTTTCTTTACTTTTTTAGCTGTtctcttaaatattgtttttgagcTCTTTTCCGTAATACAAATAACGAacactaatataaaattttaagaagtgtacgatttttttgttaacttttacatatatttaatgaaaataatttttaaatttcttattatttaccttaaaaaaaattcccaAAAAGATTGTTATTGCActgaatattaataaagctagaattaatttttttactatcGAGAAGCTTGGTGTATCATCACAAATTTTTTCATAACTTTGCATACCATTTTCTGCTGTTTCTGTCGGGGTAAGGGGTGGAATATTGTTACAATCAATGCTATTACTATCACAATActgttttaaattaatataatcatttgataatgtagacaatacTTGATAATAGGAGTCATCTTCAGTATTATCagaatatttactaagttcattatatttttcaacaaatttTTTAGCATTTTCTAAAGATTCCTTAGATATTgtgtttttttcattaaattcaGTATACACGTTACATAATagtttaaatgcatcataaaatttagacatcttttcaatattagtacTCAACAATCCCTTTCTTACATTTATGATTTCCTTATAATTGTTATATCCTGTATTACTATTTAATGAACCACTACAATCTTGACCACCTTGTTTACAATCAGTATAATGcgtattattttctatacattttttgtaaaaatcaTTTAGATCCGTGATTTCTTCATACGTCTTTTGATttagtttataacttaaccatatgatAATGTATGGAACAGTattggtattttttttattttccaaaaACAATTGCTCAAACAACCATAAACATCCAGccttaattttatcgagatCTGTCTCACATTCTGTTTCCTCTGATTCTTTATTAGAGCAGTAATACTTAATGTTCTCTAAATTATGAATATCATTACTTATAGATGTGTTTGATTCATCGGGTATATAGTTTCTCAATGTATCAAACTgttcacactaagaaaacatttaaaaaagtataataaaaatatatgttaatgaaaTTTATAGATTATATAATATCGACAAATAAaagcaaattttattaaaaaatgcagatACCAGGTCATAATCcattgtaattttattttgtttataatatgtagattatgtaacatcatattattttatattttttacgcttaataaatgacaaaataattgaagattaatataaaattgtctatggttaaacattttattatcatttttaatattaatttaaagataatatggaacaatataataacttTACGGTAGTTAGATAAATTATCGTATTTTGGGGATGTTTAATACATGTTTTACTATGTGTATAGATACAATTTTACATAAATTGTTATCCTTAATAACACTCATATgagcattattataaaaattaaagcaaCAATGTaacgaattaaaaatacatcTCTTATACATATCCTTTAATATGGAAAATAACCAACACcatatcttttgttttaatatactgcaaaaatcgaaacaattaagaaacccattattactataatccttaaagtatataaatagttattttttaaaatatattaaatacatatatacttgtttctaatactatatacaatgttttattaaaattatagtattttcaaaataaattgcatatacttaaatttatattgtttttatttaatatatattcattccAATTATagttaacattttcaatgactttatttttattcttacaCATTCcgttttataaatatactttattgggtaattttataatatattttgtcatcctttccattttttaaaacaccAATTAACgctgaacccgtatttataagcttaaatagcTCTTtgaatgtaaataatttttaaaataatgcttagtaaatattaaacatatatacctactgatgatattttaaagtataatataaaactatgtttaattaggttcttatattgcactttgatatgagagagataagatatattagctctttaatatatatatttcgctaaatattatacataattttatcttatatattctactgTTATAGTTAATGTATATcgttcaaataatttattaaaaattctatattttattaattctatggtaaaacaattataatataatacaagttagtatggaataataaaatgatatttaacACGAATTGAGTATTTAAcagtttctttatttatctatttttttgaatataaaaccacatatTCAAAATTGGACCTTTAACAAAAACATAACATTAATACccttataatgtattattatttgccttctctataaaattaatatcagtatttaattataagaaggtttcacaatataacaatatttcaatattagttattgaataatattttaccaGTTTATACGTAtaggtatataatattacGTTATTctatttatcatattatttataattattaaaacaaaatatgataaaaaatttattaatatacatatattttattttttaactattttaaaatataatttatttatacctcaaaactataaagttcaaaattaatagtgattaatccaatagtatacctttatagtaaataaattaatgtatatattaataactctattatttgaatttaaaactttatcataaaataaaactatatataatcgaaaattaaaaggatagtataaatatatctataatttaattttttactaatatgcatatttttattgattattaaaaatgttaggtgcataaaacatcttttatagataatgttgtattgtcgattctcgatcgatattttatgaacatctattattacagttcagttgtataacatgatttaaattaaaataaatatgatacaagttataagttttactaaataatattttcataaaataaaaaaacatattatgatatgcataattcaatatagtcCCTGATTAACAAGTTTAATGTAATAGTCAATTATGATATtcaataatatgaattcatatataatcaatatctatattaatatatgcaatatagacattttattttaatcatattaaatcggtaTAAACAcacaattgtatatattatactttatgggGAATATGGTATGTGACCtctttcatattatattattccccttttggttgcatattttgactttttaacttcatcttctgattaaacatacgaaatgatacatatattaaattagtgtttaaattataaaaaattaaataaagatgtaATATTTggccctaacccgaatatgggttccacaaacATAACTTCAAcccccacaacataaaaactatataaaaattacttcccaatagacagtttGTTAACATATAtgaatcattattactattcgtGAAATAATCACTACTCTTCgtatcatatattaattatttattttcttctttatattttttattttttctcttatttgttgttttttaaatcgtttccgaaatccaaataacgaatactaatataaaatgttaagaagcatACGGTTGTTCattaatgtttgcatatatataatatttttttttaattccttattattaccttataagaaattcctaaaaaaaatgctattgcaccaaatatcgataaaactgtaaataatttgtttcctatcgacgaacttgatgtaTCTCCAGATATTTGTTCAAGAATTAAATGAGAACTTTGTACACATTTTTCTGATTTTTCTATCGTTGGAAGGGGTGAAGAATTGCAACTTTGAATATCATcatatttctttttaaaattatcataatcatttgataaagtaCACAATAGTTTATTACAGGAACTATCATTAGTAATACTAGAATTTCCATTaagttcattatatttttcaacaaattcATTAGCTTTTTCCAAACATTTTTTGCAATTTAACGTGTTTTCATCAAAATCAGTATACAtttcacataataatttaaatgcattATATAATTCAGATATAATCTTATTATCCATATCATCATTCGTTAAAGTATGTCTATTTTCTATAATATCCTTAAAATTACTACAACCTTTAACATGGTCTACAGTACTTTTATACTTGAAATCACTTTTTATAAACGtagtataaaaatgttttagaCTGTTTTTATCTGGATTGCTCTTTAGgcttaacatataaattaaccatatcataatataatcaacaaaatttatattattttttgccTTATTCGAAAGCCCAGAACTCCCAAAGAATTTATTAAGCAAaaataaacatccagcattaattttatcgagaGGATGATCACGATCACATTTATTGTTAAAACAATaaccatttaaaaaattatcatcattaaatTCATAATATTCACTATTTTTGGTCAATTTATCGGGGAAAACATCCCATACACTCTGAAAGCtttcacactaagaaaacatttaaaaacagttattagaaatgtatattattgaacattttattaaaataaagtttaatgatatttaaatataatacaatatcaaaacatgtaaaggaaattattattattaacaaatgtatataccacttgcttattcattataatggaatCTTATTTTGGATTTCTAAATTTAGTAGAATCATTCTGTTTTATATAGACTCACCCCAACATGTGACTcaaatactttaaccctatatataacaactgtttgtagttaaatatattataagtttttcaataattaaattaatataaaataataatacagtagtattactaaaatcatattatacttattttatgacaattagctaaattaccttaaatagaggatTGATTAATACtgttttgattaaatatagatatgatgcattttatgcaaaaatttttattcttactaacatatggtataactttattataaaaatgtatatacttttataaataatttaaagtatgtttgaacataaaaaagaaatatatttatattttctgttttaatgattgcccttctaaaacttaaatactgtatataactaaaaaataaaaaattatattattactataattcTTAAAAGTATgtaaatagtaatttttttaagtatattaaatatttatataattgtttctaatattatatagtttttatttttataaaattataacatttataaaataagttgcattgttccttttttaattgcatatacataattttaatattgtttttatttaatatatataaattaaaaaatgattttaaTGCATTAAATAGATTTggttttattcctatatatttcaatttataaatataccttattaggtaattttataatatattttgcacatctttctcacggtttaaaacgacaattagcactgaaaccgtatttataagcttaaataagactgttaatgcatattgtttttataatcatacttattaaatattaaatatatgacaCATAAATTAGTATtgatacaaattttaaattataatagaaaaatatatgtattagattggtatattgcactttgaggggagagataagggaagtatgcttttttaagacaagtATGTAGTCATATaagatttatttattctacatattttaattatattttctacctTTAAAACTTTCAATTAATGtacatattaaaattaatcattaataatgacttagaattattttctaaatatataatttgcttttatattttataataaactatatttagctttatgatgaaaaactatatttttaagtaaactatagaattattaatattattttgcttggtaatgttaattctaatattatcgcATGAATACatacttaaataaatgttataatatttcattttatcttgtatgcatacaattttatttttattacaagtttaataatatatataattaatatatatcaacgtATTCGAATCAAATGAATTTAATGATTtgttcgtatttaatactttatctattgttattaatattattattactgctacatcactgtatagtacaacgGAATAATTAATGCGCTTAATCAAAATGCTTTAAATCaattagtaatttttttgtttcattgttttaaagtataCTATTTAGAACATATTATTTagcaataacaatatatttaaattataaatttagagtttttatataataacctaatagaaatattattaattcaaattaaattaattattacataccattatactttgcattaatatgtaattgtatatgtttcacaaaattaacatatttcagttttagtcatttatacaatattatatatattagaacaATAACGTTTAATTTCATgtaatatattgtttataagCATTATatcaaactataacattaaattttattatgtacttatattttattttttaactattttaaaatataatatatttatacctcaaaatataaagtttaaaaattaattgtgattaatataattctacctttatgataaattaaagcgtataaataaacttctattaatacaaatgtaaaatacaagagaatagtaactacaattaaaacttaaaaaatgttagaagcttaataatattttatagacaatgttatattgtcgattctcggtCGATATtccatgcatctatattttatgaatatatattattacagttatgttggcgtaatataatttaaactaaaataaatatgatacaaataataagttttactaaataaaattttcatcaaataaagaaacattgCGTTATAAATTATTCGATATAGtaattattaacaaattttatatatagacAATTATGATGTTGAATAATacgaattaatatatgcaatataaacatttttttttaataatattaaatcggcatgaacactcaattatatatattataacttataaaatatgttatgtaaCCCCTTCCACATTAATGGTTATATCCactttttggttgcatatttagactttatatgtgattaaacatacggaatgatacatatattaaattagtatttaagttataaaaaattaaatgcaatgtaatacttagccctaacccgaatacgGGTTCCATAAACATAACCCTGACCCTATAacttaaaaacaatataaaaactatgatcaaaaattactccccaatagacagtttcttaaaatacaTCAATCTGCATACTcggaataatttattaatgatccattttcttctttatttttttagcttttctcttaatttttgtttttgaaatcgtttccgaaatccaaataacgaatactaatataaaatgttaagaagcatACGTTTTctttgttaatgtttgcatatatataatatttttttttaattccttattattacCTTATAAGCAATTCCCAAGAACATTGGTATTGCAActaatatcgataaaattggaattaatttatttactagtGATGATTCTGATAATGTAATGTTAGAACTTAGGGTTGTTTCAGTGTCTAATTTATCTGATCCACTCGATGTTTCAGTTGTTTTAATTTCTTTAGGAACTTCTTGATTAACTTGTTGGGGTGTTTTTTTTGTTGGTAATGGAGGACGGTTTATTGGTGTATTATTAAGAAGTGTGTAGTCTCCAAAATTATCATAACATTTGGATAAAACACTTAATACTTTACTGTATGAACTATcgtcaatattattatcattatcattaagGAGTTTTCCATATTCTTCACCAAATTTATTAGCATAATCTAAAATTTTGCTACTATTTTTACCATTATAAGCAGTATTcatattacataataatttaagcaattcataaaatttagacatatgattaatattaatatccatatattcctttatttcatctaaaattttaatataactGTCATATGTTTCATCATTAGGCTTATGGGTAGCGTACTCTGTgctattttgtatataattagTATAAAAATCGCTTAATTTGGTGGTCGCATGTTCtgttttttgatttaatttatagcttaaccatatcataacACATACAGTCGCATCCTTATAAGTATTATGATAAAGTGAAATACCAGCTTTACCGAAAAATTGATTAAATAACCATAAACAACCAGCGTTAAGTATATCGGTATCAGCAACACAACTATTACTAGGACAATATTTCTTAAATGTTCCATTAttaaaatcatatttatattctttcAACCCATCGCGAAAAAACTTCCAAAAAGTATCAAACTCTTCGCAC
Proteins encoded in this region:
- a CDS encoding PIR protein, with translation MDYDLCEQFDTLRNYIPDESNTSISNDIHNLENIKYYCSNKESEETECETDLDKIKAGCLWLFEQLFLENKKNTNTVPYIIIWLSYKLNQKTYEEITDLNDFYKKCIENNTHYTDCKQGGQDCSGSLNSNTGYNNYKEIINVRKGLLSTNIEKMSKFYDAFKLLCNVYTEFNEKNTISKESLENAKKFVEKYNELSKYSDNTEDDSYYQVLSTLSNDYINLKQYCDSNSIDCNNIPPLTPTETAENGMQSYEKICDDTPSFSIVKKLILALLIFSAITIFLGIFFKCSLFVLRKRAQKQYLREQLKK
- a CDS encoding PIR protein; the protein is MNKQVCESFQSVWDVFPDKLTKNSEYYEFNDDNFLNGYCFNNKCDRDHPLDKINAGCLFLLNKFFGSSGLSNKAKNNINFVDYIMIWLIYMLSLKSNPDKNSLKHFYTTFIKSDFKYKSTVDHVKGCSNFKDIIENRHTLTNDDMDNKIISELYNAFKLLCEMYTDFDENTLNCKKCLEKANEFVEKYNELNGNSSITNDSSCNKLLCTLSNDYDNFKKKYDDIQSCNSSPLPTIEKSEKCVQSSHLILEQISGDTSSSSIGNKLFTVLSIFGAIAFFLGISYKYSLFGFRKRFKKQQIREKIKNIKKKINN
- a CDS encoding PIR protein, with the translated sequence MDYTLCMRFNNLRSYLPDDLSKHTTSDIHKLGNIKNYCSNGKSDGTGCKNDLDKINGACLWLFDQLLLKNKYNINMAEYIIIWLSYMLNLKNDKKIKNFNDFYTNYIENNTYYTNCDNAGKDCSDSLQKITGYTNYKDIIDKKKELMSINWEYRSKFYDAFKSLCNMYTELLAENSKCEKCLENANEFVKTYDELNKNPNINKDSPYYQVLSTLSNDYHNFKNYCNDNSVDCNDIPPLSPINTTKKNLQSSEPSFELSSDVTSSSSSIKNKLIPVLSIIVAIPIFLGIFYKYSLFGFRKRTQKQHLREKIKK
- a CDS encoding PIR protein; protein product: MSINNVCEEFDTFWKFFRDGLKEYKYDFNNGTFKKYCPSNSCVADTDILNAGCLWLFNQFFGKAGISLYHNTYKDATVCVMIWLSYKLNQKTEHATTKLSDFYTNYIQNSTEYATHKPNDETYDSYIKILDEIKEYMDININHMSKFYELLKLLCNMNTAYNGKNSSKILDYANKFGEEYGKLLNDNDNNIDDSSYSKVLSVLSKCYDNFGDYTLLNNTPINRPPLPTKKTPQQVNQEVPKEIKTTETSSGSDKLDTETTLSSNITLSESSLVNKLIPILSILVAIPMFLGIAYKYSLFGFRKRFQKQKLREKLKK